CGTTTTTATGGCAGCACTCTCCTACGGTGCTGGCAGGCAGCCGGAGGCCACGCTTGCGGGCAGGTGACATGAGAGAGATATATCGCTTCGACCATCTATGGGACGGGATCGTGGAAAACGGTCCCGAAGGGTTGGTCTATGAACTGCCCGTGGCGTCGGGGCATGTCGACAAGATCTTCAGGTTTGCGATCTCGGAGGCGGCTTTCGCACGGATGAAGGCCGACCCCGAGCGACGGATCTTTCTGCAGGCGTTTTTGCACAGCCTCTACCAGATGCGTCCCGTGACGCAGCAGGTGACTGTGGATCACCATATCGACCTGATCCTGTCGGGCGATCCGGCGCGGGTGGAGGAGGTGCTGAACCGGCAGGAGGCGCTGGATTGCGGCGCGGTGTCCAATATGGTGCGGATCCTCACAGGCCGTGATCCGGCACCAATGCGGCAGGGAACGTGGTTTGCGCAGGGCCGCGGCACGGCACGGCCCTGTAGCTCGGGCGGCTGATCAGAAGTTCATCCGTGCTTCGGTCTCGTTGATCTGCCAGTCGATATGGCGGCCATATGTCTCGGCTTCGCGCGGCAGCAGGATGAACTGCACCTGCGCAGGGCGCAGATCTGCCGGAGCGTGCCCCGCAAGCGCCTGCCAGAGCGCGTCATCGGGTTTGGTGCGCCGCGTTTCCGCAACCAGATGCCATTCGCCATTATGTTCGGTAATCACCAGACGCCCGCCGAAGGGCAGCGCGGTTTCCATACACAGAATCGCCAGATAGGCCATTTTGACCAGATGGCGCGGCTGGTCCCCGTCAACCTGCCAGTCGAATTTCGTGCGCCCGGTCGCCGACATCTCGGACAGAAGGCTGCGGATTTCGTTCTGGCTGACGCGCTGTTCGGTATTGGCCTGCCCGAAGGCCACACGGAAGAATTTCACGCGCGCATTCGCGGCACTGACGCTTTCGGCGATCAGTTGCATTTCCGGACTCATCGCGCCGCCCGACATGGCCAGCAATTCTACCCCATTGCTGATTGCGCCCAAAGGGCTGATAAGGTCATGACACAGGCGCGACCCGACAAGGGCCACAAGATCGGCCTCGGAAGGTTCGGCGCTGGCGTCAGAGGGAAGCAACGGAGAAGACAGGGCAGTCATGAACGAATTCCTTGAGCCGGGGATGTTGGTCCGGAACCCGAAAGCGCCGGAATGGGGTGTGGGTCAGGTGCAATCGCGCATAGGCGACAAGATCACTGTCAATTTCCGCGAAGCGGGTAAACAGGTGATTGACGGGCGCTTCATTGCTTTGACTCTCGTTATTGAAGATTAAAGTTGATGAAAGGTTAACGTGAAAGGGGGCCGCTTGGGTATTCTTTCTTTGCCAGCCGTCCTTGCCGGACTTGCCTTTTGGCGGGTGGCTCGCCACAACAGGCGCAAGGCGTGACCCTTCTGAGAAGTGACCGGAAGAAAACATGATGGAAAGCAGTCGTTTAGAGATCCGTCTTGCGGCCAGTCAGGAGGATCTTCTTGCGTCGCAACGACTACGCTATCAGGTCTTCGTAACCGAATTGGGGGGCGGGGGCGAGATGGTGGACCATGCCCGCCAGCTGGAATGCGATGCTTTCGACCCCGTTTACGATCATTTGCTTTTGGTGGACCCCGAGAGGGATCCGGCCAGTCTGGCGCATGTGGTGGGGGTC
The sequence above is drawn from the Thioclava sp. GXIMD4216 genome and encodes:
- a CDS encoding histidine phosphotransferase family protein — its product is MTALSSPLLPSDASAEPSEADLVALVGSRLCHDLISPLGAISNGVELLAMSGGAMSPEMQLIAESVSAANARVKFFRVAFGQANTEQRVSQNEIRSLLSEMSATGRTKFDWQVDGDQPRHLVKMAYLAILCMETALPFGGRLVITEHNGEWHLVAETRRTKPDDALWQALAGHAPADLRPAQVQFILLPREAETYGRHIDWQINETEARMNF
- a CDS encoding DUF3553 domain-containing protein, whose protein sequence is MNEFLEPGMLVRNPKAPEWGVGQVQSRIGDKITVNFREAGKQVIDGRFIALTLVIED